From the Lemur catta isolate mLemCat1 chromosome 1, mLemCat1.pri, whole genome shotgun sequence genome, the window tgttaatagagatatgtatgcatttatatacATCAGCTAACCACTGTTTCCTCCATGTGTCCATTGTCTACCCCCTATATAGTTATTTTCACACATACCCAAACATCTTCCAACCTGAACATTTTCTGTTATACGTGGTTAAGTCATTTTCTGGTCCCTTTTCTCCCAGCAGTTTTCGTGTCTCTCTCTACTTGGACATGGTGTAGTCACCTTGCTATGATAGATTAGTAAGAGGATACTCCATTCAGTAGCCCTATTCACAACGTAGTCCAGCAAACCTTTTCTTCTAGTTTGGTGAAAATTTGTAAGATACCTGATTGAGATCTGCATTTTGTGGCCGTAAATTGTTTTTTGTCTGTGTGAAACACCAGCCACCCAGATATTTATCAgttgttgaaaaataaagtgaaaataaatgagaaataattggTCTTATTTAAGAGTGGAGGACTCAGTTTCTCATGAAATTACATATATTCCATTGGTAGTTATCAAATACATAGTCCATAAGTTTCAGTAGGGCAGGCAATACTCTGTTATCCTCTCATAGACCTAGCACAGTGCTgtcacataaaaattcaaaaatgacaTGAAGTAACACtaatgcattaatattttttttttaggtaccATGATTGTCAATTTTCAGAGCATGATTGGCCTATACATAACAACTTTGATATTGACGAAGTTCAGCTTGACCCAAGAGCTCTGTCTGATGTCACCGATGAAGAAGAAGTACAAGTTGATCCTCGAAAATATTTGGATGGAGATCGGGAAAAGTATCTGGAGGATCCTGCTTTCGATACCAATTACTCTACTGAGCCTTGCTGGCAGTACCCAGATCATCACGAAAACAAATATTGTGATCTGGAGTGTAGCCATACTTGTAACTACAAAACGAGGTCGTCATCATATTTAGATAACTTAGTTTGGAGAGAGAGCGAAGTTAACCATTACTATGAACCCAAGCTTATTATAGATCTTTCCAATTGGAAAGaacaaagtaaagaaaaatctgaTAAGAAAGGCAAGtcaaaatgtgaaagaaatggaTTGGTTAAAGCCCAGATAGCTCTAGAGGAAGCATCACAGCAACTGGctgaaaaagaaagggaaaagaatcaGGGATTTGATTTTGATTCCTTTATCGCAGGAACTATTCAGCTTAGTTCACAACATGAGCCTACTGATGTTGTTGATAAATTAAATGACTTGAATAGCTCAGTGTCCCAACTAGAATTGAAAAGTTTGATATCAAAGTCAGTAAGccgagaaaaagaggaaaaaggtatGGCAAATCTGGCTCAGTTAGAAGCCTTGTACCAGTCTTCTTGGGATAGCCAGTTTGTGAGTGGTGGGGAGGACTGCTTTCTCATCGATCAGTTTTGTTGTGAGGTAAGGAAGGATGAACAAGTTGAGAAGGAAAACACTTACACCAGTTACCTGGACAAGTTCTTTAGCAGGAAAGAAGATACTGAAATGCTAGAAACTGAGCCAGTAGAGGATGGGAAGcttggagagagaggaaatgaggaaggaTTTCTAAACAACAGTGGGGAGTTCCTCTTTAACAAGCAGCTCGAATCCATAGGCATCCCACAGTTTCACAGTCCAGTTGGGTCACCACTTAAGTCCATACAGGCCACATTAACACCTTCTGCCATGAAATCTTCCCCTCAAATTCCTCATAAAACATACAGCAGCATTCTGAAACATCTGAACTAAAACACTCAGCAGACATTTCTCTTTGTATTCTTCATgaaatgttttgtctttttttattactagtgtttaaagtcatttttttactTGAATCAGATGGTGTCATTTAGTAAGAATTTTATCAGTTCTCGGTTTTTAAAATCCAGACCTTTTTTTCCTACATGTgagatagttttcattttaactgGCATGTCgtttgcacacacaaaaaaagaacaaaataatgcaATGCAGGAGGAGACAAAAGAAATGCACTAAGACAAGTAAAAACATTCTCTCATAGAACAGTGATCTGTTTTACAGGAAACTAATCTTGCCTTGAAATTTACACAGTGAGACTGTACATAATTGcatgaaaatatctatttttttcctaaaacatttttcattcatgagtattttcaagtttttcatACTGTACACATTTCTTAAAACACATGATACCAGCAACTGAAAATGAATGCCGAATTTGGTACACATGTGTTATCTACCTCAAGGTAACAAAAGTATGTGGCAAAACATATACCACCCATAGTGCTTCACAATATGCACTTCTATTTAGCCAGCGTTTATTGTAGTAAACTATTCTTAAGACTCATTCACCATTTATAAATGTTCTGGTATGCATTCTTTATAGTGAAGTGTTAATACAtcaca encodes:
- the MAPK6 gene encoding mitogen-activated protein kinase 6, translated to MAEKFESLMNIHGFDLGSRYMDLKPLGCGGNGLVFSAVDNDCDKRVAIKKIVLTDPQSVKHALREIKIIRRLDHDNIVKVFEILGPSGSQLTDDVGSLTELNSVYIVQEYMETDLANVLEQGPLLEEHARLFMYQLLRGLKYIHSANVLHRDLKPANLFINTEDLVLKIGDFGLARIMDPHYSHKGHLSEGLVTKWYRSPRLLLSPNNYTKAIDMWAAGCIFAEMLTGKTLFAGAHELEQMQLILESIPVVHEEDRQELLSVIPVYIRNDMTEPHKPLTQLLPGISREALDFLEQILTFSPMDRLTAEEALSHPYMSIYSFPMDEPISSHPFHIEDEVDDILLMDETHSHIYNWERYHDCQFSEHDWPIHNNFDIDEVQLDPRALSDVTDEEEVQVDPRKYLDGDREKYLEDPAFDTNYSTEPCWQYPDHHENKYCDLECSHTCNYKTRSSSYLDNLVWRESEVNHYYEPKLIIDLSNWKEQSKEKSDKKGKSKCERNGLVKAQIALEEASQQLAEKEREKNQGFDFDSFIAGTIQLSSQHEPTDVVDKLNDLNSSVSQLELKSLISKSVSREKEEKGMANLAQLEALYQSSWDSQFVSGGEDCFLIDQFCCEVRKDEQVEKENTYTSYLDKFFSRKEDTEMLETEPVEDGKLGERGNEEGFLNNSGEFLFNKQLESIGIPQFHSPVGSPLKSIQATLTPSAMKSSPQIPHKTYSSILKHLN